CTTGAGAACAATTCCCATCGGCGCTGGGCCAAAATCCCGCTCATTCAAACGACCGTTGTAGGCGTTCCCGCCCCATCGCGACGACAGCGCCACCAGATCAAATGAAACAAACATCTCTGTCATCAGATCGAATACCGCCTGGCCCTCAAGCTCAGCATCGACCCCGCGTTTCTGAAGTTTCGGAATTCCCGGTCCCGGATGGTTCCATTTCCCTTCAATATGGACACCGTCGTGAACTTCGGACGTCCGCGTCCGGCCCCGGAAATGCAGCGACACCAGGTTTCCTTTCACATTGATCACCTCAGTCAGTAACTCCGCGTGTTCCACAGCTTTTTTGGGAAAGGACTTCGTATGACCCCGGACCAGATCGACAAAATGGAAACAGGCCAGTCTTTCCACAATATCGCGGGGAACCTCGTGCTTTAACCCTTTAGTCGGATGCTTTGGCACAAAAGCCTGCGCTTCATCGTTGCGAAACCACACATAGTCCAGATTGTACGCGTCCCTGTCGGGCGACGTATCCGGTGCCACTTTGCGGGGCAGGTCTCGACAGATTGAACTCAACACCAGACCATCGTAAGGATACTGACTTTTCCCTTCAGCACTGTCTCGCTCAGCGATGGCTTCGACAAACTCGTCGCTGCTCAAAAACTTCTCGTCTGCCGAAAGTTTTTCCCATTTCTCCAGACCCTGGCGTATGTGTTCTTCAACTTTCCGAGGGTCATGAATCGCTTCATGCGAACCGGACAACAGCAACCCGTTGGGCGTCGCCACAAAGACACCCTGCATGGACACTGAATCGTTACTCTGCTTCTTGATTTTTTGCATGAGGCGGCTTTCGAAGCTGGTTCCAACCCCCAGATACTTTCCCGGGCGTTCGATCTGGTCGGCTGTGGGAATCAGCAACGTAGACAAATCCTGCAACGTGGAGTCGGTCCAGACTAACTGCCTGGAACTAACACCATTGCCTCATGTGCAGCCAAGCGGATGACCGTTCATCAGGACGATCATCACAGGCTTATCATTGTTCTGAGCATCCACGATGCCCTGCAGAACGGATGTGCGCCATGCAATCCTGCAATAGGACTGCTCACTCGAATCGGAAATGACCTGCGTGCGGCATTGCGAGTGTTCGGCAGACAATAGCGGCAGCGGATTGCTGTCATCGCTACGACCGATGTTTGTCCCGTACAACAGGGTGATCGCGATGATTCCGGACACAAGGTTCTTCATAAATGTCTCCATGCTGTTATTTGAACGGCAGTCTGCCTGATGAAGTCATTGTATTGTATCATTGCAATGACGCTTTCAGTAATCGGGATGGGGAATGATTCCGGTTGAACCACGACTCCAGGTTGGATGTTGATACTGCAGTATTTTCGAATGGACTGTGTTTTCGAATGGACTGTGTTTTTTGACTCCACGGACCCGGTAAAAATCAAACCCGCCTTCGATCTTCTGTTTGCAGAGCGTGACACTGTTCCCCATACTTATTGTAGATTACGATGGGAGCAATACGGTTCGGCAGAAGACAGGAAAAAATCGGAGGCGCAGGTGATGAAAAGACGAAGTTTTCTAAAGACGAGTGCAGTGGGGGCTGCGGTTGCTGCTGGAGCAGCGAGTGACGGACGGGCTGAAGCGTCGGCCGCTAACAAAGTCACTTTGGCCGTCATGGGAGTCCGCGGCAGAGGCAGGAACCTGATCAACTACTTCGGACAGATGCCGGACGTCGATCTCGCTTACCTTTGCGACGTCGACCGGAATGTAGTCGAGCCGGCGATGAAAATCGCAGAGGAAGGACAAGGGAAACGACCCCGATTTGAAGAAGATATTCGACGTGTTCTGGACGATCCGGCTGTTGATGCCATCGTGGTCTCGACTCCGATTCACTGGCATGCCCCTGCGACCATTCTGGCCTGCGAGGCGGGAAAGGATGTGTATGTCGAAAAGCCCATCTCGCACAATGTGCGCGAGGGGCGACTGATGGTGAACGCGGCAAAAAAACATAATCGGATCGTCCAGGTGGGAACCCAGGCACGTAGCCGTCCGAATACAATCCAGTTCGTCGATGCCATCCATTCCGGCAGGATTGGAGAGGTGCATATGGCCAAAGTATGGAACTGCCAGATGCGGAGAAACATCGGGTTCAAACAGGATGAACCTGTGCCGGCCGGAATTAACTACGACCTCTGGACCGGTCCTGTTCCCAAACTGCCCTTCAACCGGAATCGCTATAACGCCACAGTCAACTGGCAATGGCATTATGGTGCAGGAGACCTTGGCAATGACGGCATCCACTGGGTCGACGTTGCTCGCTGGGTTTTGGGCGTTGATTACCCCACCGAGGTCAGCGGCATGGGCCGTAAACTCTACTTCGATGACGATCAGCAGACGCCGGATACACAGGTGCTGACCTTCAACTACGAAGACAAGGTGCTGATGTATGAGCAGCGACTCTGGAACACATATCGCATGAATGGGGGACAGAACGGCGTTGAGGTCTACGGGACCGAGGGTAAGGCGTATGTCCAGTTTTTCGATGATCTTTATCAGTACGGATACAAAATCTTCGACAAAAAGGGCCGTGAAATCCAGAGCGAGTTGGCAGGTAACCGCGACAATAATCCGCACTACGGCAACTTTATTGACTGCGTACGGACCCGAAAGACCCCGAATGCGGACATCGAGACAGGGCACATTTCAACGGCGCTTTGTCATCTGGGCAATACCGCCTCTCGCCTGAATCGTACGCTCCGTTTCGATCCTGCATCAGAAAGTTTTGTAGATGACCAGGAAGCTGACGGCTACCTGACACGAGAGTACCGACAGCACTGGTCCAGTCAGCCTTTCGTATAGAGACAACACACCGGGCCGTTCGTAACTGAAGATTCACCACCCCGCGTGAAGCGCGGCAGAACGGGGACGGGATCTGAATTACAGTCACGTGGCGGCCCTGCTGTCGTTTCGCTGCAGCGAAAAATCGGACGGTAACTGTTTGACTGCCTACGCCCGATTGCCGCCATAAGCATTTGTCAGCGGGTTGCCCTGCGCAAACCGTTTGATGTCGAACACACTGATATCAATCAGCGAAGACGCCCCTTCCGTGATGTATTCCGCCAGGCACTCGCCGACGGCAGGCCCGATTTTAAAACCGTGGCCGCTGAATCCGCAGCACAGGATCAAACCTTCCACCTCATCGGTCCGTCCAAGAATAGGGTTCCAGTCGGGTGTCACATCGTACAGCCCGCTGAAACCGTGTACCGCCAGTGCCCCGGTCAGCATCGGAAATCGTTTTTCAAACCGCTGAACGACCTCATCAATGAACACCCGGTCCGCATGGCGCGCGTAGCAGTCGGGATCGGCCACCGATTCGTAATCCTTCGGAAAACCACGACCAAGCAGCGTGCGTGTTCCGGTATGTGGCCGATAATAAATCGCCTGGGAAAAATCCGAAAACGGCATCACGGGTGGGCCACCACAAGGACCGGTCTCCAGTATGAATTCCTGCTCGCGCGTGATCTGGATTGGTAGTTCGACACCGGCCCAGGCCGCAATTTTTACAGACCACGGACCGGCCGCGATCACAACAATTGGCGCCGATATTGACTCAAAGCCAACCTGTACCGACGTCACTCGACCGTTCTGTACGGTTAGTCCGTTCACCGCGGTGTTATCCATTAACGTCCCGCCCATATCGACAAAACGACGCACATAGGCGTGAACGACTGAATTCTTAGGTTCGCAATAGCCTGAATCTTCTTCCCAGGCAATGCGACCGACGTCCGGAATCTGAATCCGCGGTTCGATCCGGTGCAATTCATCGGCCGTGAGGCATCGGGTATTGACCCCGAGAGACTGCTGCAGGGAAATATTCCTGTCGAACGCTTCAGCCGCGTGTTTCGGTACCAGGAAGGCCCAGCCGGTTCGGTGGTAGTCCGGGTCACCACCGATGATGTCGTCAAAGTTCGTAAAAACTTCGACGGATCGCTTCACCAGTTTGACCAGGGCTTCATGCGAATAATGCTGTCGGACAATAGCGGCCGAGTCACCAGTCCCGCCTGAAGCGATCAGACTCTTCTCAACAAGCACGACATCTTTCATTCCGCGCCGAAGCAGATTAAAGGCCGTTGTGCTGCCGTTGATTCCGGCACCGATGACAATCGCATCCGCTGTTTTCATTTGTGTTTATAAACCTCCCTGGCTCGCGACTCGGAAATCAACTCTTCAGCAACGTCATTACGCACC
The DNA window shown above is from Fuerstiella sp. and carries:
- a CDS encoding Gfo/Idh/MocA family oxidoreductase; this encodes MKRRSFLKTSAVGAAVAAGAASDGRAEASAANKVTLAVMGVRGRGRNLINYFGQMPDVDLAYLCDVDRNVVEPAMKIAEEGQGKRPRFEEDIRRVLDDPAVDAIVVSTPIHWHAPATILACEAGKDVYVEKPISHNVREGRLMVNAAKKHNRIVQVGTQARSRPNTIQFVDAIHSGRIGEVHMAKVWNCQMRRNIGFKQDEPVPAGINYDLWTGPVPKLPFNRNRYNATVNWQWHYGAGDLGNDGIHWVDVARWVLGVDYPTEVSGMGRKLYFDDDQQTPDTQVLTFNYEDKVLMYEQRLWNTYRMNGGQNGVEVYGTEGKAYVQFFDDLYQYGYKIFDKKGREIQSELAGNRDNNPHYGNFIDCVRTRKTPNADIETGHISTALCHLGNTASRLNRTLRFDPASESFVDDQEADGYLTREYRQHWSSQPFV
- a CDS encoding FAD-binding oxidoreductase, translated to MKTADAIVIGAGINGSTTAFNLLRRGMKDVVLVEKSLIASGGTGDSAAIVRQHYSHEALVKLVKRSVEVFTNFDDIIGGDPDYHRTGWAFLVPKHAAEAFDRNISLQQSLGVNTRCLTADELHRIEPRIQIPDVGRIAWEEDSGYCEPKNSVVHAYVRRFVDMGGTLMDNTAVNGLTVQNGRVTSVQVGFESISAPIVVIAAGPWSVKIAAWAGVELPIQITREQEFILETGPCGGPPVMPFSDFSQAIYYRPHTGTRTLLGRGFPKDYESVADPDCYARHADRVFIDEVVQRFEKRFPMLTGALAVHGFSGLYDVTPDWNPILGRTDEVEGLILCCGFSGHGFKIGPAVGECLAEYITEGASSLIDISVFDIKRFAQGNPLTNAYGGNRA